In one Chelmon rostratus isolate fCheRos1 chromosome 7, fCheRos1.pri, whole genome shotgun sequence genomic region, the following are encoded:
- the usp32 gene encoding ubiquitin carboxyl-terminal hydrolase 32 isoform X1 codes for MGAKESRIGFLSYDEAVKRVTDVELKRLKDAFKRTSGLTYYMTQQCFYREVLGDGVPHKVAEVIYTSFGGSSKGLHFNNLIVGLVLLTRGRDEEKAKYLFSLFASDLGGYAAREDIEAVLQVLDGEVPTSLKKCFSEGDKVNYERFRNWLLQNKEAFTLSRWLLSGGVCVTLTDDSDTPTFYQTLAGVTHLEESDIIDLEKRYWLLKAQSRTGRFDLETFVPLVSPPIHASLSEGLFHAFDENRDNHIDFKEISCGLSACCRGPVAERQKFCFKVFDVDRDGVLSRDELHEMVVALLEVWKDNRTDALPELHSSVSDIVEGILKMHDTTKLGHLTLEDYQIWSVKSALANEFLNLLFQVCHIVLGLRPGTPEEEGQIIRGWLERESRHGLQQGQNWFLISMLWWQQWKDYVKYGSPCCYLPVQEHKGIVVEQPSILSSLRAPMATATIEPTPPDRLGGLGTFSSISPTEERSPDAVSSASEATETAALSPQVAPSATESCFARQHNVSDNNNQCFSGANGHLPSQLAAQRPGAIDNQPLVTTDPMKAPTLTMEGGRLKRSLQLAPGRDFETVPEPVWRALYHWYGANLSLPRPVILESKTGQAELELFPRYLLFLRQQPATRSPQSNIWVNMGMTSLRMFPPYLPPPRAGNVPSPNAPLKRVLAYTGCFSRMGTIKDIHLYLSQRLRIKEEDMRLWLYNSENYLTLLDDEDHTLESLKIQDEQQLVIEVRNKDMSWPEEMSFIANSSKMDRHKVPTEKGATGLSNLGNTCFMNSSIQCVSNTKPLTDYFISGRHLYELNRINPIGMRGHMAKCYGDLVMELWSGTQKNVAPLKLRWTIAKYAPRFNGFQQQDSQELLAFLLDGLHEDLNRVHEKPYVELKDSDGRPDWEVASEAWENHLRRNRSIVVDLFHGQLKSQVKCKTCGHISARFDPFNFLSLPLPMDSSMHLEITVIKLDGSTPVRYGLRLNMDEKYTGLKKQLSELCSLKPEQILLAEVHTSNIKNFPQDNQKVRLSVNGFLCAFEIPVPGSPTSLSSPTLTDITPIANGSTANGTLDSKPVLIPNGGPNTMVPCSPETPLANGVANGHITPVQDSPFIGYIIAMHRKMMRTELYFLSSQKNRPSLFGMPLIVPCTVHTSKKDLYDAVWIQVSRLASPLPPQEASNHAQDCDDSMGYQYPFTLRVVGKDGNSCAWCPWYRFCRGCTIECTEDRASVGNAYIAVDWDPTALHLRYQTSQERIVEEHCSVEQSRRAQAEPISLDSCLKAFTSEEELGEDELYYCSKCKTHRLATKKLDLWRLPPILIVHLKRFQFVNGRWIKSQKIVKFPRENFDPSAFLAPRDLEQHCLHSRSESEDLLRVGEDNLSSISAPAGFCNLPKASPASSRKSAPSLSRTSSPSSSPKTGSGGRRPGRLRLPQLGSRHRLSNSKENLDGAANPEAEPRDGAPQADTEGSTAGAAGSGEAMASESLCSTEASSSHCDVVLVNGDSNGLSSDCSTESSMDPDSSLLQHRDMCLDAIYNLYAISCHSGIMGGGHYVTYAKNPNEKWYCYNDSSCKEVQSEEIDTDSAYILFYEQQGVEYSQFLPKIDGKKMADTSSMDEDFESDYKKYCVLQ; via the exons gtgaTCTACACCTCATTCGGAGGCTCATCCAAAGGGCTGCACTTCAACAATCTGATCGTGGGTCTGGTTCTTCTGACCCGAGGACGCGATGAGGAGAAGGCCAAGT ACCTCTTCAGCCTGTTTGCCAGTGATCTGGGTGGATATGCTGCAAGGGAGGATATAGAAGCCGTTCTGCAGGTCCTGGATGGAGAAGTCCCAACCTCCCTCAAAAAGTGCTTCAGTGAG GGTGACAAGGTGAACTATGAGCGCTTCAGGAACTGGCTCCTGCAGAACAAGGAGGCCTTCACGTTGTCCAGATGGCTTCTGTctggaggagtgtgtgtcaCGCTCACCGATGACAGTGACACACCCACCTTCTATCAGACCCTGGCTGGCGTCACACACT TGGAGGAGTCGGACATTATAGACTTGGAGAAGCGCTACTGGTTGCTTAAGGCCCAGTCCAGAACCGGCCGCTTTGACTTGGAAACCTTTGTCCCTCTGGTCTCTCCTCCCATCCATGCATCACTGAGTGAAG GCTTGTTTCACGCCTTCGATGAGAATCGGGACAATCACATCGACTTTAAAGAGATCTCTTGTGGACTCTCTGCGTGCTGCAGGGGGCCCGTTGctgagaggcagaaat TTTGCTTCAAAGTGTTTGATGTGGACCGTGATGGGGTTCTGTCTCGAGATGAACTCCATGAAATGGTGGTGGCCTTGCTGGAGGTGTGGAAGGACAATCGCACAGACGCACTCCCT GAGCTGCACAGTAGCGTGTCAGACATTGTAGAGGGCATTCTGAAGATGCATGACACAACCAAG CTGGGTCACCTGACCCTGGAGGACTACCAGATCTGGAGTGTGAAGAGTGCTTTGGCCAATGAGTTCTTAAACCTGCTTTTCCAG GTGTGCCACATAGTCCTGGGACTCAGGCCTGGTACTCCTGAGGAGGAGGGACAAATCATAAG gGGTTGgttagagagggagagcagacaTGGGCTGCAGCAAGGTCAGAACTGGTTCCTCATCTCCATGCTGTGGTGGCAGCAGTGGAAGGACTACGTTAAATAC GGCAGTCCCTGCTGTTATCTTCCTGTCCAGGAGCATAAGGGCATCGTGGTGGAGCAGCCGTCCATCCTGAGCTCATTGCGAGCTCCGATGGCCACAGCCACTATAGAGCCCACCCCACCAGACAGACTGGGAGGACTCGGAaccttcagctccatcagccCCACTGAGGAGAGGTCACCTGACGCTGTGTCCAGCGCCTCGGAGGCTACAGAGACTG CAGCCCTGAGCCCCCAGGTAGCTCCCTCTGCCACAGAGAGCTGTTTCGCCCGTCAGCACAATGTATCGGACAACAacaatcagtgtttttctggaGCCAACGGCCACCTCCCCTCCCAGCTGGCAGCACAAAGACCCGGAGCAATCGACAACCAGCCTCTGGTCACCACCGACCCCATGAAG GCCCCCACGTTAACCATGGAGGGGGGCAGGCTGAAGCGCTCCTTGCAGCTGGCGCCTGGTAGAGACTTTGAGACGGTGCCAGAGCCGGTGTGGCGGGCACTCTACCACTGGTACGGTGCCAACCTCAGCCTGCCGCGACCG GTTATCCTGGAGAGCAAGACGGGCCAAGCAGAGCTGGAGCTCTTCCCCCGctacctcctcttcctccgccaGCAGCCGGCCACGCGTTCCCCCCAGTCCAACATCTGGGTTAATATGGGTATGACCAGCCTGCGAATGTTCCCACCGTATTTACCCCCACCAAGAG caggtaaCGTGCCATCCCCCAACGCTCCTCTGAAGAGGGTGTTGGCCTACACAGGCTGCTTCAGCCGCATGGGCACCATCAAGGACATCCACCTCTACCTGTCCCAGAGACTCCGCATCAAGGAGGAGGACATGAGGCTCTGGCTGTACAACAGTGAG AACTACCTCACTCTCCTGGACGATGAAGATCACACACTGGAAAGCCTGAAGATCCAGGATGAGCAGCAGCTAGTTATTGAAG tcAGGAACAAAGACATGAGCTGGCCTGAGGAAATGTCTTTCATTGCCAACAGTAGTAAGATGGACAGACACAAAG TTCCTACAGAGAAAGGAGCCACTGGCCTCAGTAACCTTGGCAACACCTGCTTCATGAACTCAAGTATCCAGTGTGTGAGCAACACCAAGCCTCTCACAGACTACTTCATCTCAGGGAGACATCTCTATGAGCTCAACAG AATCAACCCCATCGGGATGCGGGGTCACATGGCCAAGTGTTACGGTGACTTGGTGATGGAGCTGTGGAGTGGGACGCAGAAGAACGTGGCGCCACTCAAACTCAGA TGGACAATAGCAAAGTATGCCCCGCGCTTTAACggcttccagcagcaggactccCAGGAGCTGCTAGCCTTCCTGCTGGATGGTCTCCATGAAGATCTAAACAGAGTCCATGAGAAACCCTACGTGGAGCTGAAGGACAGCGATGGCCGGCCTGACTGGGAGGTGGCCTCTGAG GCGTGGGAGAACCACCTGCGGAGGAACCGCTCCATCGTGGTGGACCTGTTCCACGGTCAGCTCAAGTCCCAGGTGAAGTGTAAGACATGCGGACACATCAGCGCTCGCTTTGACCCCTTcaacttcctgtctctgcccCTGCCCATGGACAGCTCCATGCATCTGGAGATCACTG TCATTAAGCTGGACGGCTCCACACCTGTGCGCTATGGCCTGAGGTTGAATATGGACGAGAAGTACACAGGCCTGAAGAAACAGCTGAGTGAACTGTGCAGTCTGAAGCCTGAGCAGATCCTCCTGGCTGAGGTCCATACTTCCAACATCAAG AACTTTCCTCAGGACAACCAGAAGGTCCGGCTGTCTGTTAACGGCTTCCTGTGTGCATTTGAGATCCCGGTGCCAGGTTCACCAACATCCCTGAGCTCACCCACACTAACAG ACATCACCCCAATAGCCAACGGCTCCACTGCTAATGGAACCCTGGACAGCAAGCCGGTCCTCATCCCCAACGGTGGGCCCAACACCATGGTGCCCTGCAGCCCTGAGACACCCCTGGCCAACGGCGTCGCCAACGGACACATCACACCAGTGCAGGACAGCCCCTTCATTGGCTACATCATCGCCATGCACAGAAAGATG ATGCGTACGGAGCTGTACTTCCTGTCATCTCAGAAGAACCGGCCCAGTCTGTTCGGCATGCCGCTCATAGTTCCCTGCACCGTCCACACCAGTAAGAAGGATCTGTACGATGCCGTCTGGATCCAGGTGTCCCGACTGGCCAGCCCACTGCCCCCACAGGAAGCCAGCAACCACGCCCAGGACTG TGACGACAGTATGGGCTACCAGTACCCCTTCACTTTACGGGTTGTGGGTAAAGATGGCAACTCATGTGCCTGGTGTCCTTGGTACAG gttcTGTCGAGGCTGCACAATAGAGTGTACAGAGGACAGAGCCTCAGTAGGAAATGCTTATATAGCTGTGGACTGGGACCCCACTGCCCTGCACCTCCGCTACCAGACCTCCCAGGAGAGG ATTGTGGAGGAGCACTGCAGCGTGGAGCAGTCCCGTCGGGCCCAGGCTGAGCCCATCAGCTTGGACAGCTGCCTAAAGGCCTTCACCAGCGAGGAAGAGCTGGGTGAGGACGAGCTCTACTACTGCTCAAAGTGCAAGACACACCGGCTGGCAACTAAGAAGCTGGACCTATGGAGACTGCCGCCCATTCTG ATTGTCCACCTGAAGCGCTTCCAGTTTGTGAACGGCCGCTGGATCAAGTCCCAGAAGATTGTCAAGTTCCCGCGGGAAAATTTTGACCCCAGTGCCTTCCTGGCACCCAGAGACCTGGAGCAGCACTGCCTCCACTCCCGCAGTGAGAGCGAGGATCTGCTGAGGGTTGGAGAGGACAACCTGTCCTCTATCTCTGCCCCTGCTGGCTTCTGCAACCTGCCCAAAG CCTCCCCTGCCTCTAGCAGGAAGTCAGCACCTTCTCTAAGTCGGACCAGCAGCCCCTCCAGCAGCCCGAAGACTGGCAGCGGAGGCCGCAGGCCAGGCCGGCTACGCCTGCCCCAGCTGGGCAGCAGACACCGCCTCTCCAACAGCAAGGAGAACCTGGACGGAGCTGCCAATCCTGAGGCTGAGCCACGGGACGGCGCtccacaggcagacacagaagGGAGCACAGCGGGGGCAGCTGGATCGGGAGAGGCGATGGCGTCAGAATCACTGTGCAGCACTGAGGCGTCCAGCAGCCACTGTGACGTGGTGCTGGTGAACGGCGACAGCAACGGGCTGAGCTcagactgcagcacagagagcagcatgGACCCTGACAGCTCACTGCTACAGCACAGAGACATGTGTCTGGACGCCATCTACAACCTCTATGCAATATCA TGCCATTCAGGAATCATGGGAGGAGGCCACTATGTGACGTATGCCAAAAACCCCAATGAGAAGTGGTACTGTTACAATGATAGCAGCTGCAAG GAAGTGCAATCTGAGGAGATCGACACCGACTCGGCCTACATCCTCTTCTACGAGCAGCAGGGAGTCGAGTACTCCCAGTTCCTCCCAAAGATCGATGGCAAGAAGATGGCCGACACCAGTAGCATGGATGAAGACTTTGAGTCTGACTACAAGAAATACTGTGTCCTCCAGTGA
- the usp32 gene encoding ubiquitin carboxyl-terminal hydrolase 32 isoform X4, whose translation MGAKESRIGFLSYDEAVKRVTDVELKRLKDAFKRTSGLTYYMTQQCFYREVLGDGVPHKVAEVIYTSFGGSSKGLHFNNLIVGLVLLTRGRDEEKAKYLFSLFASDLGGYAAREDIEAVLQVLDGEVPTSLKKCFSEGDKVNYERFRNWLLQNKEAFTLSRWLLSGGVCVTLTDDSDTPTFYQTLAGVTHLEESDIIDLEKRYWLLKAQSRTGRFDLETFVPLVSPPIHASLSEGLFHAFDENRDNHIDFKEISCGLSACCRGPVAERQKFCFKVFDVDRDGVLSRDELHEMVVALLEVWKDNRTDALPELHSSVSDIVEGILKMHDTTKLGHLTLEDYQIWSVKSALANEFLNLLFQVCHIVLGLRPGTPEEEGQIIRGWLERESRHGLQQGQNWFLISMLWWQQWKDYVKYGSPCCYLPVQEHKGIVVEQPSILSSLRAPMATATIEPTPPDRLGGLGTFSSISPTEERSPDAVSSASEATETAALSPQVAPSATESCFARQHNVSDNNNQCFSGANGHLPSQLAAQRPGAIDNQPLVTTDPMKAPTLTMEGGRLKRSLQLAPGRDFETVPEPVWRALYHWYGANLSLPRPVILESKTGQAELELFPRYLLFLRQQPATRSPQSNIWVNMAGNVPSPNAPLKRVLAYTGCFSRMGTIKDIHLYLSQRLRIKEEDMRLWLYNSENYLTLLDDEDHTLESLKIQDEQQLVIEVRNKDMSWPEEMSFIANSSKMDRHKVPTEKGATGLSNLGNTCFMNSSIQCVSNTKPLTDYFISGRHLYELNRINPIGMRGHMAKCYGDLVMELWSGTQKNVAPLKLRWTIAKYAPRFNGFQQQDSQELLAFLLDGLHEDLNRVHEKPYVELKDSDGRPDWEVASEAWENHLRRNRSIVVDLFHGQLKSQVKCKTCGHISARFDPFNFLSLPLPMDSSMHLEITVIKLDGSTPVRYGLRLNMDEKYTGLKKQLSELCSLKPEQILLAEVHTSNIKNFPQDNQKVRLSVNGFLCAFEIPVPGSPTSLSSPTLTDITPIANGSTANGTLDSKPVLIPNGGPNTMVPCSPETPLANGVANGHITPVQDSPFIGYIIAMHRKMMRTELYFLSSQKNRPSLFGMPLIVPCTVHTSKKDLYDAVWIQVSRLASPLPPQEASNHAQDCDDSMGYQYPFTLRVVGKDGNSCAWCPWYRFCRGCTIECTEDRASVGNAYIAVDWDPTALHLRYQTSQERIVEEHCSVEQSRRAQAEPISLDSCLKAFTSEEELGEDELYYCSKCKTHRLATKKLDLWRLPPILIVHLKRFQFVNGRWIKSQKIVKFPRENFDPSAFLAPRDLEQHCLHSRSESEDLLRVGEDNLSSISAPAGFCNLPKASPASSRKSAPSLSRTSSPSSSPKTGSGGRRPGRLRLPQLGSRHRLSNSKENLDGAANPEAEPRDGAPQADTEGSTAGAAGSGEAMASESLCSTEASSSHCDVVLVNGDSNGLSSDCSTESSMDPDSSLLQHRDMCLDAIYNLYAISCHSGIMGGGHYVTYAKNPNEKWYCYNDSSCKEVQSEEIDTDSAYILFYEQQGVEYSQFLPKIDGKKMADTSSMDEDFESDYKKYCVLQ comes from the exons gtgaTCTACACCTCATTCGGAGGCTCATCCAAAGGGCTGCACTTCAACAATCTGATCGTGGGTCTGGTTCTTCTGACCCGAGGACGCGATGAGGAGAAGGCCAAGT ACCTCTTCAGCCTGTTTGCCAGTGATCTGGGTGGATATGCTGCAAGGGAGGATATAGAAGCCGTTCTGCAGGTCCTGGATGGAGAAGTCCCAACCTCCCTCAAAAAGTGCTTCAGTGAG GGTGACAAGGTGAACTATGAGCGCTTCAGGAACTGGCTCCTGCAGAACAAGGAGGCCTTCACGTTGTCCAGATGGCTTCTGTctggaggagtgtgtgtcaCGCTCACCGATGACAGTGACACACCCACCTTCTATCAGACCCTGGCTGGCGTCACACACT TGGAGGAGTCGGACATTATAGACTTGGAGAAGCGCTACTGGTTGCTTAAGGCCCAGTCCAGAACCGGCCGCTTTGACTTGGAAACCTTTGTCCCTCTGGTCTCTCCTCCCATCCATGCATCACTGAGTGAAG GCTTGTTTCACGCCTTCGATGAGAATCGGGACAATCACATCGACTTTAAAGAGATCTCTTGTGGACTCTCTGCGTGCTGCAGGGGGCCCGTTGctgagaggcagaaat TTTGCTTCAAAGTGTTTGATGTGGACCGTGATGGGGTTCTGTCTCGAGATGAACTCCATGAAATGGTGGTGGCCTTGCTGGAGGTGTGGAAGGACAATCGCACAGACGCACTCCCT GAGCTGCACAGTAGCGTGTCAGACATTGTAGAGGGCATTCTGAAGATGCATGACACAACCAAG CTGGGTCACCTGACCCTGGAGGACTACCAGATCTGGAGTGTGAAGAGTGCTTTGGCCAATGAGTTCTTAAACCTGCTTTTCCAG GTGTGCCACATAGTCCTGGGACTCAGGCCTGGTACTCCTGAGGAGGAGGGACAAATCATAAG gGGTTGgttagagagggagagcagacaTGGGCTGCAGCAAGGTCAGAACTGGTTCCTCATCTCCATGCTGTGGTGGCAGCAGTGGAAGGACTACGTTAAATAC GGCAGTCCCTGCTGTTATCTTCCTGTCCAGGAGCATAAGGGCATCGTGGTGGAGCAGCCGTCCATCCTGAGCTCATTGCGAGCTCCGATGGCCACAGCCACTATAGAGCCCACCCCACCAGACAGACTGGGAGGACTCGGAaccttcagctccatcagccCCACTGAGGAGAGGTCACCTGACGCTGTGTCCAGCGCCTCGGAGGCTACAGAGACTG CAGCCCTGAGCCCCCAGGTAGCTCCCTCTGCCACAGAGAGCTGTTTCGCCCGTCAGCACAATGTATCGGACAACAacaatcagtgtttttctggaGCCAACGGCCACCTCCCCTCCCAGCTGGCAGCACAAAGACCCGGAGCAATCGACAACCAGCCTCTGGTCACCACCGACCCCATGAAG GCCCCCACGTTAACCATGGAGGGGGGCAGGCTGAAGCGCTCCTTGCAGCTGGCGCCTGGTAGAGACTTTGAGACGGTGCCAGAGCCGGTGTGGCGGGCACTCTACCACTGGTACGGTGCCAACCTCAGCCTGCCGCGACCG GTTATCCTGGAGAGCAAGACGGGCCAAGCAGAGCTGGAGCTCTTCCCCCGctacctcctcttcctccgccaGCAGCCGGCCACGCGTTCCCCCCAGTCCAACATCTGGGTTAATATGG caggtaaCGTGCCATCCCCCAACGCTCCTCTGAAGAGGGTGTTGGCCTACACAGGCTGCTTCAGCCGCATGGGCACCATCAAGGACATCCACCTCTACCTGTCCCAGAGACTCCGCATCAAGGAGGAGGACATGAGGCTCTGGCTGTACAACAGTGAG AACTACCTCACTCTCCTGGACGATGAAGATCACACACTGGAAAGCCTGAAGATCCAGGATGAGCAGCAGCTAGTTATTGAAG tcAGGAACAAAGACATGAGCTGGCCTGAGGAAATGTCTTTCATTGCCAACAGTAGTAAGATGGACAGACACAAAG TTCCTACAGAGAAAGGAGCCACTGGCCTCAGTAACCTTGGCAACACCTGCTTCATGAACTCAAGTATCCAGTGTGTGAGCAACACCAAGCCTCTCACAGACTACTTCATCTCAGGGAGACATCTCTATGAGCTCAACAG AATCAACCCCATCGGGATGCGGGGTCACATGGCCAAGTGTTACGGTGACTTGGTGATGGAGCTGTGGAGTGGGACGCAGAAGAACGTGGCGCCACTCAAACTCAGA TGGACAATAGCAAAGTATGCCCCGCGCTTTAACggcttccagcagcaggactccCAGGAGCTGCTAGCCTTCCTGCTGGATGGTCTCCATGAAGATCTAAACAGAGTCCATGAGAAACCCTACGTGGAGCTGAAGGACAGCGATGGCCGGCCTGACTGGGAGGTGGCCTCTGAG GCGTGGGAGAACCACCTGCGGAGGAACCGCTCCATCGTGGTGGACCTGTTCCACGGTCAGCTCAAGTCCCAGGTGAAGTGTAAGACATGCGGACACATCAGCGCTCGCTTTGACCCCTTcaacttcctgtctctgcccCTGCCCATGGACAGCTCCATGCATCTGGAGATCACTG TCATTAAGCTGGACGGCTCCACACCTGTGCGCTATGGCCTGAGGTTGAATATGGACGAGAAGTACACAGGCCTGAAGAAACAGCTGAGTGAACTGTGCAGTCTGAAGCCTGAGCAGATCCTCCTGGCTGAGGTCCATACTTCCAACATCAAG AACTTTCCTCAGGACAACCAGAAGGTCCGGCTGTCTGTTAACGGCTTCCTGTGTGCATTTGAGATCCCGGTGCCAGGTTCACCAACATCCCTGAGCTCACCCACACTAACAG ACATCACCCCAATAGCCAACGGCTCCACTGCTAATGGAACCCTGGACAGCAAGCCGGTCCTCATCCCCAACGGTGGGCCCAACACCATGGTGCCCTGCAGCCCTGAGACACCCCTGGCCAACGGCGTCGCCAACGGACACATCACACCAGTGCAGGACAGCCCCTTCATTGGCTACATCATCGCCATGCACAGAAAGATG ATGCGTACGGAGCTGTACTTCCTGTCATCTCAGAAGAACCGGCCCAGTCTGTTCGGCATGCCGCTCATAGTTCCCTGCACCGTCCACACCAGTAAGAAGGATCTGTACGATGCCGTCTGGATCCAGGTGTCCCGACTGGCCAGCCCACTGCCCCCACAGGAAGCCAGCAACCACGCCCAGGACTG TGACGACAGTATGGGCTACCAGTACCCCTTCACTTTACGGGTTGTGGGTAAAGATGGCAACTCATGTGCCTGGTGTCCTTGGTACAG gttcTGTCGAGGCTGCACAATAGAGTGTACAGAGGACAGAGCCTCAGTAGGAAATGCTTATATAGCTGTGGACTGGGACCCCACTGCCCTGCACCTCCGCTACCAGACCTCCCAGGAGAGG ATTGTGGAGGAGCACTGCAGCGTGGAGCAGTCCCGTCGGGCCCAGGCTGAGCCCATCAGCTTGGACAGCTGCCTAAAGGCCTTCACCAGCGAGGAAGAGCTGGGTGAGGACGAGCTCTACTACTGCTCAAAGTGCAAGACACACCGGCTGGCAACTAAGAAGCTGGACCTATGGAGACTGCCGCCCATTCTG ATTGTCCACCTGAAGCGCTTCCAGTTTGTGAACGGCCGCTGGATCAAGTCCCAGAAGATTGTCAAGTTCCCGCGGGAAAATTTTGACCCCAGTGCCTTCCTGGCACCCAGAGACCTGGAGCAGCACTGCCTCCACTCCCGCAGTGAGAGCGAGGATCTGCTGAGGGTTGGAGAGGACAACCTGTCCTCTATCTCTGCCCCTGCTGGCTTCTGCAACCTGCCCAAAG CCTCCCCTGCCTCTAGCAGGAAGTCAGCACCTTCTCTAAGTCGGACCAGCAGCCCCTCCAGCAGCCCGAAGACTGGCAGCGGAGGCCGCAGGCCAGGCCGGCTACGCCTGCCCCAGCTGGGCAGCAGACACCGCCTCTCCAACAGCAAGGAGAACCTGGACGGAGCTGCCAATCCTGAGGCTGAGCCACGGGACGGCGCtccacaggcagacacagaagGGAGCACAGCGGGGGCAGCTGGATCGGGAGAGGCGATGGCGTCAGAATCACTGTGCAGCACTGAGGCGTCCAGCAGCCACTGTGACGTGGTGCTGGTGAACGGCGACAGCAACGGGCTGAGCTcagactgcagcacagagagcagcatgGACCCTGACAGCTCACTGCTACAGCACAGAGACATGTGTCTGGACGCCATCTACAACCTCTATGCAATATCA TGCCATTCAGGAATCATGGGAGGAGGCCACTATGTGACGTATGCCAAAAACCCCAATGAGAAGTGGTACTGTTACAATGATAGCAGCTGCAAG GAAGTGCAATCTGAGGAGATCGACACCGACTCGGCCTACATCCTCTTCTACGAGCAGCAGGGAGTCGAGTACTCCCAGTTCCTCCCAAAGATCGATGGCAAGAAGATGGCCGACACCAGTAGCATGGATGAAGACTTTGAGTCTGACTACAAGAAATACTGTGTCCTCCAGTGA